TGAGAGTTGAGCTTGCCGGAAAAAAGGACTACCAAGCTCTCCATATGATCAAGTACCGCCCGGCCGAACCGGGCGTCCGCCCTAAAAAACCCTCGCAGGCGCGCTAGCTGCGTTCTGCGGGATGACAACGGTCATTGAAGGAGACGAAAGATGGCAGTCCGCGTTGCAATTAACGGTTTTGGCCGCATCGGCCGCAACATCCTGCGGGCCATCGCCGAGTCCGGCCGCAAGGACGTCGAGGTGGTCGCCATCAACGATCTCGGACCGGTGGAGACCAACGCGCATCTGCTCCGCTTCGACTCCGTGCACGGCCGCTTCCCGGGAACCGTGACCGTCGAGGGCGACACGATCAACCTCGGCACCGGCAAGATCAAGGTGACCGCCGAGCGCGATCCCTCCAAGCTGCCCTGGAAGGATCTCGGCATCGACATCGCGATGGAATGCACCGGCATCTTCACCGCCAAGGAGAAGGCCTCCGCGCATCTGACCGCCGGCGCCAAGCGCGTGCTGGTCTCCGCGCCCGCTGACGGCGCCGATGCGACGATCGTCTACGGCGTCAACCACGACACGCTGACCAAGGATCACCTGGTCGTCTCCAACGGCTCCTGCACGACGAACTGCCTTGCGCCGGTCGCCAAGGTCCTGAACGACCTCGTCGGCATCGAGACCGGTTTCATGACCACGATCCACGCCTACACCGGCGACCAGCCGACGCTCGACACGCTGCACAAGGATCTCTACCGCGGCCGTGCCGCGGCGATGTCGATGATCCCGACCTCGACGGGCGCAGCCAAGGCGATCGGCCTCGTGCTGCCGGAGCTGAAGGGCAAGCTCGACGGCGTCGCGATCCGCG
This region of Bradyrhizobium sp. CCGUVB1N3 genomic DNA includes:
- the gap gene encoding type I glyceraldehyde-3-phosphate dehydrogenase yields the protein MAVRVAINGFGRIGRNILRAIAESGRKDVEVVAINDLGPVETNAHLLRFDSVHGRFPGTVTVEGDTINLGTGKIKVTAERDPSKLPWKDLGIDIAMECTGIFTAKEKASAHLTAGAKRVLVSAPADGADATIVYGVNHDTLTKDHLVVSNGSCTTNCLAPVAKVLNDLVGIETGFMTTIHAYTGDQPTLDTLHKDLYRGRAAAMSMIPTSTGAAKAIGLVLPELKGKLDGVAIRVPTPNVSVVDLKIVAKRSTDAKEVNAAMKRASEQQLKGILGYTTAPNVSIDFNHDPHSSTFHEDQTKVQNGTLVRVMSWYDNEWGFSNRMADTAVAMSKVL